The Haliotis asinina isolate JCU_RB_2024 chromosome 3, JCU_Hal_asi_v2, whole genome shotgun sequence genome segment CGGTAATATTTTCCAGCCAGCCCAAGGCATGTAATAACTAAATAttgtttatataatgttaattcACAAACGTCTATAATTGTTTCCAGAAATAGGATTCGTTTTGACATGCTTACCCATTAAAACCACATTCATGTTTGGTTTTGACGGATTTGGGCAATCTCATTTCTCGCTGTCATTTTCATCTTCATGTGAAGTTCCGTGTTTTGTTCCTTTTTGTTAGGCCCTTTGTTCTATTTATGTAATTCTCCCCCTTGTATTCGTATCGTAgcttatttacagatgtgtcacgatatggctgaagtattaTTCTCTAACAAGGTTGATGGCAGTGTTTATGGTTGTGGATGTTCCTGTATTCTCTAACAAGGTTGATGGCAGTGTTTATGGTTGTGGATGTTCCTGTATTCTCTAACAAGGTTGATGGAAGTGTTTATGGTTGTGGATGTTCCTGTGTTTTCTAACAAGGTGATGGAAGTGTTTATGGTTGTTGATCTTCCTGTATTCTCTAACAAGGTTGATGGAAGTGTTTATGGTTGGCGGACGACCTTTCTCACAGCATCTCTAGTGGACAGTTGGATTTCTTCTTGATTTCACATTAAACTTGTAACCATAGCATTTAAACTCTGACAACCGCAGGATTAGGAACAAAGTGAACATATGCCTCTGTGATTGTAGAATGGCTTATCGTTAAAGAAATGCTGTTCGGTAACCCCCGTGCTTCATGTCATGTTTGATTACATTTAATGACTGGGTTGACTATTATGATCTCTGTTCAGTCGATGAGGGAGCCCGGTGGTAAGCTGCTAAGTATTTCTTGACCAGACTGTAATTGTGTCGGGCTGGGACGAGTAAGAAAAAATAGAATCGAGTACCCGCATGTACTTACCCGAATCGGAATGGAGTACCAGGTAACACAGTCAGAAGGCTGAATCCCGATTAGGCTGATATTATTTCAGAAAACCTGAAAGGATGGTAATAAGACTTTGAAACTGGTCTTATGCGATGTATTTTACACATGTTAACTAATATAAACAGTAACATCATTACTTACATTCCTCATTGAAACACAAAACTGTTCGTTCCCGTTGTCACTGTGACTTGACTACTCACTGCCATTCGTTGTTAGTAATAGCCTCCATTAAACGGACAACACCAAAAATGTAAATGTGTGAATGAAAAAGAGTAGTTATTTATGGAACCTGTAGACAACTAACGATATTCTACCTGAacgtacaatgtttcacaaGAAGACGTCATATAAACGAAATAAAATTCTACCTGGAGAATTCTATACGTTATCTGCAGACAAGCATCTGTAATGCAAGTGAGTTAAGCAACACAGCAAAACGCTTCTCTCGCATCAGAGAAGAGTGGTCATTTTGGCTCAGGTGCATTACAGTTTGTCTGTTATACATTATAGGGTAGAGACTATTACAGAGCCGTGAATAACTCATTCACTGTATGCGAAATATTTACAGTGATCTAATTTTCATACTTCAAGAAGATTTTAGCATtacaatgattttgtttgaatatAGGGATGAAGAAATTATCTAAATGCCATATTTTCTGCGTGAGCATTGCGCATCTTCACTGGAACAACCGTATGCTGTATCATTTCTTAAATTGTAATATGTGCAGTAAATGAATGGTATTGTGTGTGGGTTAGGTGCGGTGTGCTTTTATTTCTGATCATATTTGTTCTTATTTTAATGGTAAGCAGTCGAACATTGATTTTGGAAGTATGAATGCGCCTTTTCAGTAAACATTCGAATTAGTGTTAATGTCCTGCTTTGAAGTGACATTCCCAGCACATAGTATTACGGTGCATCCCATTGAAAGCCTAGGGACAACGGATGAAAGGGGTCGATGTGATCTGGATTATTACTCCGTTGAATGTGCTCGACTTTCATTCTCAGTACACCACCAAACTGTCTGTCAGGAACTGGAAGGTTCACAGACACATTAGTATCACATCCTACCGGGCACCCATTCGCTGAATAGAGAGAGGCACATTTCAAGTCATTTGCCTGAATGTGCCAGTTTGTGAgtcaggggctcctttcacgaagcagcctTTACTTATGTTAACCTTATCTctaattctttaacattgcaccaaGGTTACCTtagggacttacgatcatcttagtacCTTGTTTAAGGAAACCCTGGgatcctttcacgaagcagcctCTACTAAGGTTAACATGAACTcctattctttaacactgcatgaAGACAGTGCTGTGTGAAAGGAGGCCAAGGTGTGGAAACGCGCAGGAGTCAATAAGCCGACCGGGGTCGCCCATGACACTCGTCACGGGAACGTTGTCGCTTGGGATCACCTGATTCCTTTTATCTATGAGTTGTGGACTGGACACCGTATCACCACCAAAGCGACCTGTATCATGTGATACAGCGGGTTATGGATGCTTCTGTATTTTGCCTTACATACTGATACATCCTCTATTGATATACAAACAGTGCGACACGCTAGTGTTGCTTGATTgtgtgaaagaaaaacatgatgtttttgtttagaATTAAAGAATTTTTTTAGGATTAAcgatttgtttttaaaatataaacactTTGAGATGGcccccgacttgaaacgcttcacagtacaatattgTCTAGAtacatattgtactgtgaagcgtttcaggTCGGgggtcatatatatatattatatatattataaaatcttctaatcctcgcaatgacatgAAGGCCTGTTATCTTAATATACCCATCCAACAGCACACACATGCTCAGTCCATCTGCCAGTGTTAGTTGCGTTCCTTCCTGAAAGATTAAATATGCTGATCACCGGTTCGAATCTCAGATTCACACCGGTTTGGTTTGTTTATACATTATTATGAACGTCTCTGATCCTTTGTCCTCACCCATGACGtacataactgaaatataatCAAAAGGAGACTTAAACGAAAGTTACTatgtcactcagtcactcactcaagcagTGAAACTGTCATGCTATCCCTAAATTTAATAGGTGTGCTGTTTTAGGTTATATGCTTGCGGAGATACCATATCCTAGTTTAATATGTATACGTTACCCAATCACACGCCCGCATAATGACAACCCACCAATCCTCGTGTTGCCCCTTTAATTCCAAATGCCAGACGCGGTGACAAGTGTCATCTTTTAACTTTTGTGGGTATATAACTTCAAACCAATATTTCTACTTGCAGGTTCGTTGGTATGCAAGACTGTGGCCGCCCGCCATGTTTTGGCAATATGGTCCTTCCTGGGGTTTATCAACCTGTTCGCTATTCGAGTTAATCTGAGTGTGGCACTGGTTGCCATGGTGAACGCATCAAGCGAACTTCGACAGAACAGTTCCTTTGATGACGAATGTCCTGGCAACTCTAACAGAAATACGTCCAGCAATCCAGAACCAGAGGTAATACATGTTTTTTAATACGGGATGAAGAGACAGGTGGTTGACCTTGATAACATAGCTTTAAAATGGAATGTGTCTCTCATCTCCGTTTATTAGAAATAACGAGCCTTTCGAGATTAAACCAGATAAGGTGGCCATCATCTTTACTGATTATCTTATACAGACATACACGTGAACTCGGTTAGTATACTATGTTAACTACAGATAGATCCCGAGGCATATGAACGCCATGTCCTTGTTGGATTACATGTGAAAGGTTATGTaaagaacattttgaacattaccTCTAGTCTGGTTTTGGCTTCACAGAGTGAACCAGTGCGATTTAGTTGGAGACTGTATGGGGTCttcgagttagtgagtgagtttggtttaggACGAAATAATGCGAACCGTCTGTGAACTTTTTTACTCAGAATGTATATTAACCGGAAGAAAGTCAGAAGTGATGCAGTGCTTGAAGACAACAAGCACTGGTAGTAACTGAGGGCCATCATCGAACCCTTATCAGCGAATCATGCCACTCCCAAGGGACACAAGATCGTGCGTCAACAGCTTTTACAATCTAAGGACGTCTGGACTACATGCACCTTGCTTTACCTCTGCTTTCACCATGACACTAATATTGAGACAATTGCATTTCCTCATGTTCCAGCGTGGTGAGTTCCTGTGGGACGAACAGACGCAGGGGTACGTGCTGGGGGCGTTCTACTACGGCTACTGTCTCACGCAGCTCCCGGGGGGATGGCTGGCGGAGAGGTTTGGAGGAAAGTTGTTATTCGGAGCTGGAATACTCGTCCCCTCCCTCCTCTCACTCCTCATCCCCATCGCCGTCAGGTTCCACATCGTATGGATTGTCGTCATCAGAGTTGTACAGGGTATATTCCAGGTGGGTACCGGACCTGTTTCTTGTACTTTGAAGGTATATTCCAGGCTGGTAGAGGACCTGTTTCTTGTACTTTGAAGGTACATTCAAGGTGGGTACCGGACATGTTTCTTGTACTTTGAAGGTATATTCCAAGGGGGTACCGGACCTGTTTCTTGTACTTTGAAGGTATATTCAAGGTGGGTACCGGACCTGTTTCTTGTACTTTGAAGGATCTGGTATATTCAAGGTGGGTACCGCACCTATTTCTTGTACTTTGAAGGTACATTCAAGGTGGGTACCGGACCTGTTTCTTGTACTTTGAAGGTATATTCCAAGGGGGTACAGGACCTGTTTCTTGTACTTTGAAGGATCTGATATATTCTAGGTGAGTACCGGGCCTGTTTCTTGTACTTTGAAGGTATATTCCAGGCTGGTACAGGACCTGTTTCTTGTACTTTGAAGGATCTGGTATATTCTAGGTGAGTACCGGGCCTGTTTCTTGTACTTTGAAGGTATATTCCAGGCTGGTACAGGACCTGTTTCTTGTACTTTCAAGGCATATTCCAGGTGGGTACAGGACTTGTTTCTTGTACTTTGAAGGCATATTCCAGGTGAGTTTCAGACCTGTTTCCTTTAATTAGAAGAAATATTCCATGTTGGTGCACAGCCTGTTTCGTAGACTTAAATAAAAGCATATTCCTGGGGGTACAGGACATATTCCAAGGGTTGCAGGACCTGTTTCTTTTTCGTAAATGCCAAGAACACGACTTCGCGAGGGCGATTCAATGTGTGTACAGGACATTTCAACTCGTTTTCGAGACACATGACAGGTATGAATAGAACACGTTGTAGGAAATAATAGGAAATACTAGTAATGGGGCATATGCGATACATACGAAAACGTCAGTACTTGACAAGTATCGAAGGTACATAGGTCACATGGATACTTCATACTTACAGGGCGTGGCATACCCGGCGATGCACTCACTGTGGGGGAAGTGGGCGCCTCCACTGGAGAGGAGTAAACTCATCACTAATACTTACGCAGGTAAGTGGCACAAATAAGAAGCATTCGTGCAGTAATGGTCATTCGTGTGAAACAATCAAGTACATAGTTTAATAAGAGAAGCCCCATTGGGTAACCAAATGTCTGCTACCGTACATCTTGAGACACCGAGTGAAGGCGCTGGATTTGAACCAGCGCTTCATTatagaatatttatatatagcgcacatatccacgcaactagtgCGTGCTCAAGGTGTTCCCTCGACGGGTGCCTTTTGGGGGGTATTGTTTTAACCATCTCAACTCTCTCATGCACTGTGTTAAGCGCAGCGAATTACCACAGGACTCATCCTCATAAGGTACCCATTTGCTGTTGGGTGAACTGGGACACAATATTTTGTCCAATGACGTTCACTCCAATGACAATGCCTGTAGTTTACGGTTGTGACAACGCTTAAAGAGCCTGCAAGTAACGGTTAACGAGAAGGTTTTTACACCGGTCACAAGTAGGGATCGATCTAGGCACCTGGAGCTAACTAGCTTTGGACTTGAGACAGCTCACCCACCTTCAGCTGCGTTATGACGTGTCAGCTGGTGTAAGAGGAAAGTCTGTGTTTTAGAAAGTTACTTTTGCGGTGAAgcccagggcctcctttcacaaagcactaagtgATCTTAAGTCCCTagggtaaccttagtgcagtgttaaagaatgtgaGTTAAGGTTAATcctagtaaaggttgcttcgtgaaaggagccacAGGAGAGACATCGCACAGACCacgaagaatgagtgagtgagtatagttttacagcgcactcagcagtattccagccatatggcggtggggtgtaaaaaatcgagtctttaccagacaagccagtgatcaaaatcatgagcatcgatctacgcgactgggatacgatgatatgggTAGTGGAAACTATGTGTCTTATCgatgttttgaaataatgaatacCTGCTTCTCGTCATCTAAGATATTAGTGCCAATATtttgaggggggggggggggggggggggtttgcTTTATGATAATCACGATGATACTGGTTATTTTACAGGTGCACAGATAGGTACGGTGGTAGCAATGCTTGGTACGGGTTACCTGTGCAAGTACGGGTTTGCTGGTGGTTGGCCGTCCGTGTTCTACGTTTTCGGTGGTGTGGGATGTCTGTGgtcaataatgtggttcatctTCGTGCACGACTCACCGGCACAGCACCCACGCATCGCTTTATCAGAGAGAGTTTACATTGAGAACTCAGTTGGGAGGAAACACAATGTAAGCGTTCAATGCTGCTTGCCGTATATGAAGGGCAcctgatattgctgtaacaatTTCCACTTAGGTACAAACAAATCAGTTGCAACAATCAGTCACCTGTTTATTCTTGTACTAGGATCCGTCCTCTGATATTCCAAacattatatataaataatgacgtttggaccatacaatccagtgattgaaattgTGAGCTTCGATTTATAGTCGGTATACCGTGACTTGCACAGGCTCTTACCTCAAGCCTAATTAGCTGTGAGGGCATGTCAGTCTGCAGGATGATTTGTACAGTAGTACCTTTAATCACTATAGTCAGACATATTCTGTTGTCGATGCATCGCGGTAGAAGTGTTCGTGAGATCTTATTGCAGTCAATCATGTCCATTCCTCAGAAAATACCTCCCCCTTGGAGGGACATATTCTCGTCTAAGGCTGTGTGGGCAATTGTGGGTGCCCACTTCGCACAGGACTGGGGCTCCTTCACCATCATGTCCTGCCTTCCCCAGTACATGAAGCAGGTGCTCAAGTTTAATATTGAACAGGTGGGTACAACAATCACCGCCCGTGTGTATTGTAGGCCGAAGTCTGGTGTTCCACCACACCACCACATTCGGCCTTGAGCAAAACAAATTTTATTTTGGGAAAATAACTTAAAATTCGAAAGCTGACTGACCGTTATTAACCGAGAGTGATCAAAGCTGATATGGTCAGCAGGCGAAATGATAAACTCCTGGAATAAAGAAACCCTCCCTTCATGTATTTCTCCGACTCCCTTCCTCCTCGTACCATTTTGATAGTGTCTGTTCGTCTTGCCTGGTTTACCAGTTTTCAAGAGTATATACTAGTACCTTCTGATTTTCGAAAGTCTATAATATTTACTTATTGAAGGAATTGTGGCATTTTAAGTGTCAACAGGTATCGCATGTTTTCCCCATTTTAGGAAAATAAGGTCATGTATTTAAACCCTGTGTAAGAGGTTTTCGTTGATGGCAGAATGGCCTGTTGTCGTCATTGCCCTACGTGACCCTGTGGCTCATCAACACCATCTGTGGTCAAGTAGCCGATGTTATCAGGCGAAGGGGATTCCTGTCCACTAAAAACACACGGAAACTGATGAACTCCATAGGTGAGGCAGCAATGAATGTATGTACATGATGTGACTTCGTATGAATATCTTAGCTATGTACGTAAATATGAGGCATGTGAAATAAATGTGACGCATGCGTAAATGTGTAAATCAGTACATCTGAGATATGTGAGAAATTTGAGATAATATCAGGGAATATGAGTACATTTGTGAGATAATAATTATACaagtctctctcacacacacacgcacgcacgcacgcacacacacacctgaggTCCGGCGTCCATTCTCTGAATTGGCCTAGAGAATGTGGTCAGATTAGTGGGAGACACTGACCTGACTCAGTAATGATTGTAGCATGGATTTATGACGGCGCGCATCGgtgctcataacatcaatcatCAGATTTTCTgttcaagacttgattatttattacCCGCCGACATTTAGTTAGAATATTGTGATTCTGGCGCAAGCAAACAAGCAACGCATTGGTGACTTCAGTATGGTGACTGATTCAAATAATATGTAATGGATGATGATCTGTCGATGAAATTTGGGATTAAATTTCATCAACAACttcctaatatggtgatctgaTGCAGCGATTGTGAACAATGTCGTACCTGTGTGTTGACAGGGTTGATGCTGCCGGCGGTTGTCATGGTTGGGATCGGTTACTCAGGATGCCACCCGATGTTGACAGTGGCACTATTATGTGTCGGAATCGGGTTAACAGGATTCACCATGGCGGGATATAGCGTCAACCATCTCGATATTGCTCCACATTTTGCAGGTAATGTAGAGCGGGTTGTAGACAACTTTCGTGGGGAAAGAATGGGGAAAGATTATATAACAGAAATAAACAACGTGGTTGTTCTTCTATTGGGCGTGAAACAACAGTATTCGAAATAGGAATAAGGACCCgaaacagtgagtgaatagCCATGGAGGAATACAAGGGAGGAAGGACAGAAGGGCGTATATGGACGGGGGAGAGGATCGTTTCATGATTTTCAAccgttttttcttttcttttccttttgtttaaaaaaaaacaatcttcGTTCTAAAACAAGCAATGGCCTAAAAATGGTACGAGATGAGGAGTCATACTTCAAATTCTACAATTAATATGCATTTCAACATCAACCTAACGTTGTCATAATGGGTAAGGGAGACAAATCATATTAACTAGGCCATGGGACTGCCGAAATTCATTTATTTCAGC includes the following:
- the LOC137279208 gene encoding sialin-like translates to MEDERTPLLQRQISSDKAESGSLVCKTVAARHVLAIWSFLGFINLFAIRVNLSVALVAMVNASSELRQNSSFDDECPGNSNRNTSSNPEPERGEFLWDEQTQGYVLGAFYYGYCLTQLPGGWLAERFGGKLLFGAGILVPSLLSLLIPIAVRFHIVWIVVIRVVQGIFQGVAYPAMHSLWGKWAPPLERSKLITNTYAGAQIGTVVAMLGTGYLCKYGFAGGWPSVFYVFGGVGCLWSIMWFIFVHDSPAQHPRIALSERVYIENSVGRKHNKIPPPWRDIFSSKAVWAIVGAHFAQDWGSFTIMSCLPQYMKQVLKFNIEQNGLLSSLPYVTLWLINTICGQVADVIRRRGFLSTKNTRKLMNSIGLMLPAVVMVGIGYSGCHPMLTVALLCVGIGLTGFTMAGYSVNHLDIAPHFAGILMGITNSFGTTTGFIGPSIVGALTNNNATASQWRIVFFITAGLFFIGGMLFVVFAQGEEQVWSIVATKGVQLPRVVDLERDDDRDSGIEESMDKGGAVKGPLDRS